The following are from one region of the Natronosporangium hydrolyticum genome:
- the hemW gene encoding radical SAM family heme chaperone HemW, translating to MPGPLPDGEPVPADGALPDHARAGVGHLGFGVYLHVPFCASRCGYCDFNTYTPGELGAAGGRSEYVSAVLSELGLAAKVLAESPPPRVDTVFVGGGTPTLLPPDELARIVAAIDDTWGLATDAEVTTEANPESVDPASLRRLRRAGFNRISLGMQSTAAHVLAVLDRRHRPGRATAAVAEAHEAGFGHVNLDLIYGTPGERPEDFADSLAAAVAAGVDHLSAYSLIVEAGTALATRVRRGELPAPDDDVAADRYLAAEAALTGAGFGWYEVSNWARTPAGRCRHNQLYWSGGDWWGLGPGAHSHVGGVRWWNVKHPARYSGRLAAGESPGHGREVLSLAERQTERVMLGLRLADGVPLAELPAAGRAEATAAVAEGLLEPAPHRAGRAVLTLPGRLLADGVTRRLLG from the coding sequence GTGCCCGGACCACTACCCGACGGCGAGCCCGTCCCTGCCGATGGCGCCCTGCCGGACCACGCCCGTGCCGGGGTGGGCCACCTCGGCTTCGGTGTCTACCTGCACGTGCCGTTCTGTGCCAGCCGCTGCGGCTACTGCGACTTCAACACGTACACCCCGGGTGAACTCGGCGCCGCTGGTGGCCGGTCGGAGTACGTCTCGGCGGTGCTGTCGGAGCTGGGGCTGGCAGCTAAGGTGCTGGCGGAGTCGCCGCCGCCGCGGGTCGACACGGTCTTCGTCGGCGGGGGTACCCCCACGCTGCTGCCGCCGGACGAGCTGGCGCGGATCGTGGCGGCGATCGACGACACGTGGGGGTTGGCGACCGACGCGGAGGTGACGACCGAGGCGAACCCGGAGTCGGTCGACCCGGCGTCGCTGCGCCGGCTGCGGCGGGCCGGGTTCAACCGGATCTCATTGGGGATGCAGTCCACCGCCGCGCATGTCTTGGCGGTTCTAGACCGCCGGCACCGGCCGGGTCGGGCCACCGCCGCGGTGGCTGAGGCGCACGAGGCGGGGTTCGGCCACGTCAACCTGGACCTGATCTACGGGACACCGGGGGAGCGGCCGGAGGACTTCGCCGACTCGCTGGCGGCGGCGGTCGCGGCTGGGGTCGATCATCTTAGCGCGTACTCGCTGATCGTCGAGGCGGGGACTGCGCTGGCGACGCGGGTGCGCCGGGGGGAGCTGCCGGCGCCGGACGATGACGTCGCGGCCGACCGGTACCTGGCCGCCGAGGCGGCGCTGACTGGGGCGGGGTTCGGGTGGTATGAGGTGTCGAACTGGGCCCGGACACCGGCGGGGCGGTGTCGCCACAACCAGCTGTACTGGTCGGGCGGTGACTGGTGGGGGTTGGGGCCGGGCGCCCACAGCCACGTCGGCGGGGTGCGCTGGTGGAACGTCAAGCATCCGGCCCGCTACTCGGGCCGGTTGGCCGCGGGGGAGTCCCCGGGGCACGGGCGGGAGGTCCTGAGCCTCGCCGAGCGGCAGACCGAGCGGGTGATGCTGGGGTTGCGGCTCGCCGACGGGGTGCCGTTGGCGGAACTCCCCGCCGCTGGCCGGGCCGAGGCGACTGCGGCGGTGGCGGAGGGTCTGTTGGAGCCGGCCCCTCACCGGGCTGGTCGGGCGGTGCTGACCCTGCCCGGGCGACTGCTGGCGGACGGGGTTACCCGGCGGCTGCTCGGCTGA
- a CDS encoding DUF4870 domain-containing protein produces MTSPPQPPPAPPPPPPGGAAPPPGYANGEEKTWALVAHFGGGAGMLILGGMFGWVAPLIALVAKGKESPTVRAHAVQALNFQLTWSIVGLLGWLTLCLVIGALLLPAAIVVSVVFSIIAGIKANDGHLYNYQLAIKMVK; encoded by the coding sequence ATGACATCACCACCTCAACCACCACCAGCACCACCGCCCCCACCACCGGGCGGAGCCGCACCCCCGCCGGGGTACGCGAACGGCGAGGAAAAGACCTGGGCACTCGTCGCCCACTTCGGCGGCGGTGCCGGGATGCTCATCCTCGGCGGCATGTTCGGCTGGGTCGCGCCGCTAATCGCCCTGGTGGCGAAGGGCAAGGAGTCGCCGACCGTCCGCGCGCACGCGGTGCAGGCGCTGAACTTCCAGCTCACCTGGTCGATCGTCGGCTTGCTCGGTTGGCTCACGTTGTGCCTGGTGATCGGCGCCCTGTTGCTGCCCGCCGCGATCGTGGTCAGCGTGGTCTTCTCGATCATCGCCGGGATCAAGGCGAACGACGGCCACCTGTACAACTACCAGCTCGCCATCAAGATGGTGAAGTAA
- the hrcA gene encoding heat-inducible transcriptional repressor HrcA yields the protein MELDERKQDVLRAIVEDFVATQEPVGSRALVERHQLNVSPATVRNDMAVLEEEGYIRQPHTSAGRVPTDRGYRLFVDRLARVKPLSAAERRAIERFMAGAVDLDDVVHRTVRLLAQLTRQVAVVQYPSLTRSAVRHLELVPISTTRLLLVVITDTGRVEQRLVELPGPTPGDDVTELRQLINAKLGGEQLTEAPALVAALVEEAAPGLRPAMATLGSVLLETLVERHDERIALAGTANLTRTGLFDFQGSLRPVLEALEEEVVLLKLIGEIEADGELALPRVRIGDENEFVDLRTTSVVSTGYGPGDTIVGGLGIVGPTRMDYPGTIATVRAVARYVGELLAQN from the coding sequence ATGGAGCTCGATGAGCGAAAGCAGGATGTGCTGCGCGCCATCGTCGAGGATTTCGTGGCTACCCAGGAGCCGGTCGGCAGCCGGGCGTTGGTGGAACGGCACCAGCTCAATGTGTCGCCAGCGACGGTCCGCAACGACATGGCGGTCCTGGAAGAGGAGGGCTACATCCGGCAGCCGCACACCAGCGCCGGCCGGGTCCCCACCGACCGGGGCTATCGCCTCTTCGTGGACCGGCTCGCCCGGGTCAAGCCGCTCTCCGCGGCCGAGCGTCGGGCGATCGAGCGGTTCATGGCCGGCGCGGTCGATCTCGACGACGTGGTGCACCGGACGGTGCGGCTGTTGGCGCAGCTCACTCGCCAGGTCGCGGTGGTCCAGTACCCGTCGCTGACCCGTTCGGCAGTGCGGCACCTGGAGCTGGTCCCGATCTCTACCACCCGGCTGCTGCTGGTGGTGATTACCGACACTGGTCGGGTGGAGCAGCGGTTGGTTGAGTTGCCGGGCCCGACCCCGGGTGACGACGTCACCGAGCTGCGGCAGCTGATCAACGCCAAGCTCGGCGGCGAGCAGCTGACCGAGGCTCCCGCGCTGGTGGCCGCGCTGGTCGAAGAGGCGGCGCCCGGGCTGCGGCCAGCGATGGCCACCCTCGGCTCGGTGTTGCTGGAGACGTTGGTGGAGCGGCATGACGAGCGGATCGCCCTGGCCGGCACCGCCAACCTGACCCGGACCGGGCTGTTCGACTTCCAGGGTTCGCTCCGGCCAGTGCTGGAGGCGCTGGAAGAGGAGGTGGTGCTGCTGAAGCTGATCGGCGAGATCGAGGCTGATGGCGAGTTGGCGCTGCCGCGGGTCCGGATCGGCGACGAGAACGAGTTCGTCGATCTGCGGACCACCTCGGTGGTGAGCACCGGGTACGGCCCGGGTGACACCATTGTCGGGGGGCTGGGCATCGTCGGCCCCACCCGCATGGACTACCCCGGCACCATCGCCACGGTCCGGGCCGTGGCACGCTACGTCGGCGAACTGCTGGCGCAGAATTGA
- the dnaJ gene encoding molecular chaperone DnaJ, with protein MAKDYYEILGVSRDASTDEIKRAYRRLARKFHPDVNPEPSAHERFKEINTAYEVLSDDQKRQIVDLGGDPYAPGGGLGGAGAGGADGPGGPFVGFQDIMDAFFGASAGGAGGRGPRPRTRPGADAVLRVELELAETAFGVEAPVTVDTAVLCTTCSGAGTAAGTQPATCESCGGHGQVQSVQRTFLGQVVSSRPCVACQGTGTVIPSPCASCAGDGRVRSRRSLTVKIPAGVEDGMRIRLAQQGEVGPGGGPPGDLYVEIHEKPHDIFSRKGDDLHCRVTVPMTAAALGTRLTIKTLDGEEELEVRAGTQPGATQRLRGRGVPHLRGTGRGDLFVHLDVRTPSKLDPEQERLLREFARARGEEVAQLSKQGGFFARMRDAFNGH; from the coding sequence GTGGCCAAGGACTACTACGAGATTCTCGGCGTCTCGCGGGACGCGTCAACGGATGAGATCAAGCGCGCCTACCGCCGGCTCGCCCGGAAGTTTCATCCTGACGTCAACCCGGAGCCGTCTGCGCACGAACGGTTCAAGGAGATCAACACCGCCTACGAGGTGCTCTCCGATGACCAGAAGCGGCAGATAGTCGATCTCGGCGGTGACCCGTACGCGCCGGGCGGTGGCCTGGGCGGTGCCGGGGCCGGCGGCGCGGACGGGCCAGGCGGGCCGTTCGTCGGTTTCCAGGACATCATGGACGCGTTCTTCGGGGCGTCCGCTGGTGGCGCCGGCGGACGCGGCCCCCGACCGCGTACCCGGCCCGGCGCCGACGCGGTGTTGCGGGTCGAGCTGGAGCTGGCGGAGACCGCCTTCGGGGTCGAGGCGCCGGTGACCGTGGACACGGCCGTGTTGTGCACCACCTGTTCCGGTGCGGGCACCGCCGCTGGGACGCAGCCGGCCACGTGTGAGTCGTGCGGTGGGCACGGTCAGGTCCAGTCGGTGCAGCGCACCTTCCTCGGCCAGGTCGTCTCGTCCCGACCCTGCGTGGCCTGCCAGGGCACCGGGACGGTGATCCCGAGCCCGTGCGCGAGCTGCGCCGGTGACGGCCGGGTGCGGTCCCGCCGGTCGTTGACGGTGAAGATCCCGGCCGGGGTTGAGGACGGCATGCGGATCCGCCTCGCGCAGCAGGGCGAGGTCGGCCCGGGCGGTGGGCCACCCGGGGATCTCTACGTCGAGATCCACGAGAAGCCGCACGACATCTTCTCCCGCAAGGGCGACGATCTGCACTGTCGAGTCACGGTGCCGATGACCGCGGCGGCGCTGGGCACCCGGCTCACCATCAAGACGCTCGACGGCGAAGAGGAGCTGGAGGTTCGGGCGGGCACCCAGCCGGGGGCCACCCAGCGGTTGCGTGGCCGGGGTGTGCCCCACCTGCGGGGCACCGGTCGCGGGGACCTCTTCGTCCATCTCGATGTCCGGACACCGAGCAAGCTCGACCCGGAGCAGGAGCGACTGCTGCGGGAGTTCGCGCGGGCCCGTGGTGAAGAGGTCGCCCAGCTCAGCAAGCAGGGCGGGTTCTTCGCGCGGATGCGTGACGCGTTCAACGGCCACTAG
- a CDS encoding 16S rRNA (uracil(1498)-N(3))-methyltransferase — protein sequence MSAPRFLVDELPSGETSRLAGPEGRHAADVQRLRPGEQLSLADGRGGVATATVITAERGALELRVDGRWQEPPADPRLVVVQGIGKGDRSELAVQAMTEVGVDEIVPWAAARSVTRWQGDRGEKAWRRWGSTAREAAKQSRRAWLPVLSDPANTAAVAARLATAAVALVLHEEATDRLSGVPLPATGEVVVVVGPEGGVAPAELSVFAEAGAHQVRLGGSVLRTSTAGVAALSVLQARLHRW from the coding sequence GTGAGCGCGCCGCGGTTTCTGGTCGACGAGCTGCCGTCCGGCGAGACCTCGAGGCTGGCCGGCCCGGAGGGTCGTCACGCCGCCGACGTCCAGCGGCTGCGGCCGGGTGAGCAGCTCTCGCTCGCCGACGGCCGCGGCGGGGTGGCTACCGCCACGGTGATCACGGCCGAGCGCGGTGCGCTGGAGCTGCGGGTCGATGGGCGGTGGCAGGAGCCACCGGCCGACCCCCGTCTTGTGGTGGTGCAGGGGATCGGCAAGGGGGACCGATCCGAGCTGGCGGTGCAGGCGATGACCGAGGTGGGGGTCGACGAGATCGTTCCCTGGGCGGCCGCCCGGTCGGTGACGCGTTGGCAGGGTGACCGGGGCGAGAAGGCGTGGCGGCGCTGGGGGAGTACCGCCAGGGAGGCGGCCAAGCAGTCCCGGCGGGCCTGGCTGCCGGTGCTGTCCGACCCGGCGAACACCGCCGCGGTCGCCGCCCGCCTGGCGACCGCCGCGGTCGCGCTGGTCCTGCATGAGGAGGCGACCGACCGGCTGAGTGGGGTGCCGCTGCCCGCCACCGGCGAGGTGGTCGTGGTGGTCGGCCCGGAGGGCGGGGTGGCGCCAGCGGAGCTGTCCGTCTTCGCCGAGGCCGGGGCGCACCAGGTCCGGTTAGGTGGCTCGGTGCTGCGGACCTCGACCGCTGGGGTGGCGGCGCTCTCGGTGCTGCAGGCCCGCCTGCACCGCTGGTAG
- the ngcE gene encoding N-acetylglucosamine/diacetylchitobiose ABC transporter substrate-binding protein, giving the protein MSTRPTPFDPARSPGRQLTRRGLLGRAAAAGLLAGPAAGLLAACASSGEASSEAAEGSDDNPFGFDPASQIDAVFFTGGFGEEYPDAISDAFAAHYPEAELGALKTETIGTVVQPRFAGGTPPDMVNNSGGDELDLAGLVNDGAVLDLTPLLDAPSLDDPQVPVRDTLQPGTAEAGMFGDRMFALNYSYSTYGIWYDAALFRTHGWAPPTTWDEFLELAAEMSDAGIAPFIHTGEHPWYIHNVFMEWIYREGGLPVIAAIDNLEPDAWRADAVVLAAQRLQELVDRRLVYPGAEGLDHTQSQQVWLDHGAGLIWNGSWLENEMRDTTPPEFEMTFAPPWAPSNSPATPYGTMRVGAGEPFVVPADGANTAGGLELLRVMLSRAAASAFTELTSSMTVVAGATGGVDSTALTSATEAASAAPEVMDWKALGWYGAHLMDDALLPEIADLMAGRSDAERLIDRIQQAADQVAEDDSIEKFTRDA; this is encoded by the coding sequence ATGTCCACCAGACCGACCCCCTTCGACCCCGCTCGGTCGCCCGGCCGCCAGCTGACCCGTCGCGGCCTCCTCGGCCGCGCCGCCGCGGCCGGGCTGCTCGCCGGGCCAGCGGCCGGCCTGCTGGCCGCCTGCGCGAGCAGCGGTGAGGCCAGCTCGGAAGCGGCCGAGGGGAGCGACGACAATCCGTTCGGGTTCGACCCCGCCTCCCAGATCGACGCGGTCTTCTTCACCGGTGGCTTCGGCGAGGAGTACCCGGACGCGATCAGCGACGCCTTCGCGGCCCACTATCCAGAGGCCGAACTGGGGGCGCTGAAGACCGAGACGATCGGCACCGTGGTGCAGCCGCGATTCGCCGGTGGCACGCCACCGGACATGGTGAACAACTCCGGCGGCGACGAGCTGGACCTGGCCGGCCTGGTCAACGACGGCGCGGTGCTGGATCTCACGCCGCTGCTGGACGCGCCGAGCCTGGACGATCCACAGGTGCCGGTACGGGACACGTTGCAGCCGGGCACCGCCGAGGCCGGGATGTTCGGCGACCGGATGTTCGCGCTCAACTACTCGTACTCCACCTACGGCATCTGGTACGACGCCGCACTGTTCCGGACCCACGGCTGGGCCCCGCCGACCACCTGGGACGAGTTCCTGGAGCTGGCGGCGGAGATGAGCGACGCCGGCATCGCACCCTTTATCCACACCGGCGAACACCCGTGGTACATCCACAACGTCTTCATGGAGTGGATCTACCGGGAGGGCGGGCTGCCGGTTATCGCGGCGATCGACAATCTGGAGCCCGACGCCTGGCGGGCCGACGCGGTGGTGCTGGCGGCACAGCGGCTGCAGGAGCTGGTCGACCGGAGACTGGTCTACCCGGGAGCTGAAGGGCTGGACCACACCCAGTCGCAGCAGGTCTGGTTGGACCACGGCGCCGGCCTGATCTGGAACGGGTCGTGGCTGGAGAACGAGATGCGCGACACCACGCCGCCGGAGTTCGAGATGACCTTCGCGCCGCCGTGGGCGCCGTCGAACAGCCCTGCAACCCCGTACGGCACCATGCGGGTCGGCGCCGGGGAGCCGTTCGTGGTCCCGGCCGACGGCGCGAATACCGCCGGCGGCCTGGAGCTGTTGCGAGTGATGCTCTCCCGCGCTGCCGCGAGCGCGTTCACCGAGCTCACCAGCTCGATGACGGTGGTGGCGGGGGCGACCGGCGGGGTGGACTCCACCGCTCTGACCTCGGCCACCGAGGCGGCCTCGGCCGCCCCCGAGGTCATGGACTGGAAGGCCCTGGGTTGGTACGGCGCCCACCTGATGGACGACGCGCTGCTACCGGAGATCGCCGACCTGATGGCCGGTCGCAGCGACGCCGAGCGGCTGATCGACCGGATCCAGCAGGCCGCGGATCAGGTCGCCGAGGACGACTCGATCGAGAAGTTCACCCGCGACGCCTGA
- a CDS encoding carbohydrate ABC transporter permease → MRRGRYPFIFSFLALPLLVYGGFVLWPYLQTVGYSFTDWGARSPEFEFIGVANYRQLVADEAFRGAFANSLFFFLTLPIATIALALFFAFMLNVGGRGNRPGVRGVVGSSFYRVVFFFPFVLSIAIVAVVWRNVLRTDSGGLANSFLMALGVVDPGRPLLFLSDPRLVRWLLLAVAVWTATGFFMVLFSAAMASIPKDLFEAAMLDGAARGQQFFRITLPLLRDTVSVAWVYLGIMALDMFALVYALTPRQGAAHEASRVMATQVVETGFGTFRPGQFGYACAMGVSLATFTLILAIIQLRVLRRERIEYA, encoded by the coding sequence ATGCGACGGGGCAGATACCCCTTCATCTTCAGCTTCCTGGCGCTGCCGCTGCTGGTGTACGGCGGGTTCGTGCTCTGGCCGTACCTGCAGACGGTCGGGTATTCGTTCACCGATTGGGGTGCCCGTAGCCCGGAGTTCGAGTTCATCGGTGTGGCGAACTACCGGCAACTCGTCGCCGACGAGGCGTTTCGCGGCGCCTTCGCCAACAGCCTGTTCTTCTTTCTGACGCTGCCGATCGCCACGATCGCACTGGCGCTGTTCTTCGCGTTCATGCTCAATGTCGGTGGCCGCGGGAACCGGCCCGGGGTACGAGGTGTGGTCGGTTCCTCGTTCTACCGGGTGGTCTTCTTCTTCCCGTTCGTGCTGTCGATCGCGATCGTTGCCGTGGTCTGGCGCAACGTCCTCCGGACCGACTCCGGTGGGCTCGCCAACTCGTTCCTGATGGCGCTCGGGGTGGTCGACCCCGGCCGGCCGTTGCTGTTTCTCAGCGATCCCCGACTGGTGCGGTGGTTGCTGCTGGCGGTGGCGGTATGGACGGCCACCGGGTTCTTCATGGTGCTCTTCTCGGCGGCCATGGCGTCGATCCCCAAGGATCTGTTCGAGGCCGCCATGTTGGACGGCGCCGCCCGCGGCCAGCAGTTCTTCCGGATCACCCTGCCGCTGCTGCGGGATACGGTGTCGGTCGCCTGGGTCTACCTCGGGATCATGGCGTTGGACATGTTCGCGCTGGTCTACGCGCTCACCCCCCGGCAGGGGGCGGCGCACGAGGCGAGTCGGGTGATGGCCACCCAGGTGGTGGAGACCGGGTTCGGGACCTTCCGGCCGGGTCAGTTCGGCTACGCCTGCGCGATGGGGGTCTCCCTCGCCACGTTCACCCTGATCCTCGCGATCATCCAGCTGCGGGTGCTCCGCCGGGAACGAATCGAGTACGCCTGA
- a CDS encoding carbohydrate ABC transporter permease: MAAIAPPRPPADRPTAGARPAGRGASGGGVLNVFSHAFLIVWAVLVVLPLLWAVLQSVRTDREILTDPWGLPTSLQWDNFVRAWSTSNIGDYFLSTLIVVCGGVFFTMLLGSMAAYVLARYPFPGNRFIYYLFVAGLTVPIFLALIPLFFVVRNSVGLNTYHGLILVYVGYSLPFTVFFLHSFFRTLPTAVAESAAVDGAGHTRIFFQVMLPMAKPGLISVGIFNLVGQWNQFVLPQVLMQKQSGFDADRSVLAQGLVALAIQQGYRSDWSALFAGMTIAMLPILVVYVIFQRQVQTGLTGATLK; the protein is encoded by the coding sequence ATGGCCGCTATCGCACCTCCCCGCCCGCCTGCTGACCGGCCGACGGCGGGCGCCCGCCCTGCCGGCCGGGGCGCCTCTGGCGGCGGGGTGCTGAACGTCTTCTCGCACGCCTTCCTGATCGTCTGGGCGGTGCTGGTGGTGCTGCCGCTGCTGTGGGCGGTGCTGCAGTCGGTCCGCACCGATCGGGAGATCCTTACCGATCCGTGGGGCCTGCCGACGAGCCTGCAGTGGGACAATTTCGTCCGGGCGTGGTCGACGAGCAATATCGGCGACTATTTCCTCAGCACGCTGATCGTGGTGTGCGGCGGAGTCTTCTTCACGATGTTGCTGGGCTCGATGGCCGCCTATGTGCTGGCGCGATATCCGTTCCCCGGAAACCGGTTCATCTACTACCTCTTCGTCGCCGGGCTGACGGTGCCGATCTTTCTGGCGTTGATTCCGCTCTTCTTCGTGGTCCGCAACAGCGTCGGCCTCAACACGTACCACGGGTTGATCCTGGTCTACGTCGGCTACTCGCTGCCGTTTACGGTCTTCTTCCTGCATTCGTTCTTCCGGACCCTGCCGACCGCGGTCGCCGAGTCGGCGGCGGTGGACGGCGCCGGACACACCCGAATCTTCTTCCAGGTGATGCTGCCGATGGCGAAGCCGGGGCTGATCAGCGTCGGCATCTTCAACCTGGTCGGGCAGTGGAACCAGTTCGTGTTGCCGCAGGTGTTGATGCAGAAGCAGAGCGGTTTCGACGCCGACCGCAGTGTGCTGGCGCAGGGGTTGGTGGCGCTGGCGATCCAGCAGGGGTACCGGTCGGACTGGTCGGCGTTGTTCGCCGGGATGACGATCGCGATGCTGCCGATCCTGGTGGTCTACGTGATCTTCCAGCGGCAGGTGCAGACCGGCCTGACCGGCGCCACCCTCAAATGA
- a CDS encoding ribbon-helix-helix protein, CopG family yields MRTTITFDDDTAAAVDQLRRSGARGVSQIVNDLIRAGLRHREERPPFVQSTSDLGIQVDVANVAEALDLLDGPDHR; encoded by the coding sequence ATGCGGACTACGATCACCTTCGACGATGACACTGCGGCCGCGGTCGACCAACTGCGGCGCAGCGGCGCGCGAGGTGTCAGCCAGATCGTCAACGACCTGATCCGGGCTGGGCTCCGTCACCGGGAAGAGCGCCCACCGTTCGTCCAGTCGACCTCGGATCTGGGGATCCAGGTGGACGTCGCCAACGTCGCGGAGGCGCTCGACCTGCTCGACGGCCCGGACCACCGCTGA
- a CDS encoding TA system VapC family ribonuclease toxin, translating into MLVDANLLLYAVDTRSPFHDRAREWLTGALNGRERVGLPWQCLTAFVRIATHPRAAQRPLTPAQAWEHVSSWLACEVAWTPLPTNHHAEVLGALVVEHDLRGNLVSDAHLAALAIEHGLKLYSADSDFARFPKLTWVNPLVSG; encoded by the coding sequence ATGCTGGTTGACGCGAACCTGCTGTTGTATGCGGTTGACACCCGCAGCCCGTTCCATGACCGGGCGCGGGAGTGGTTGACCGGAGCGCTGAATGGTCGGGAGCGAGTGGGGCTCCCGTGGCAGTGTCTGACCGCGTTCGTGCGCATCGCCACCCACCCCCGCGCTGCCCAACGGCCGCTCACCCCGGCTCAGGCGTGGGAGCACGTCAGTAGCTGGCTCGCCTGCGAGGTGGCCTGGACCCCCTTGCCGACCAACCACCACGCCGAGGTGTTAGGTGCCCTGGTGGTGGAGCATGACCTACGCGGCAACCTGGTCAGCGACGCCCACCTGGCCGCGTTGGCCATCGAGCACGGCCTCAAGCTCTACTCCGCCGACAGTGACTTTGCGAGGTTCCCGAAGCTGACCTGGGTGAACCCGTTGGTCAGCGGCTGA
- a CDS encoding histidine triad nucleotide-binding protein, translated as MSMSDCLFCKIVAGEIPATVVHETPRTIAFRDISPQAPVHVLVIPRDHHADLATLTDADPALAGEVFATAAAVARQEGLTDDGYRVIVNSGPHGGQEVFHLHAHVLGGRALGPMLSR; from the coding sequence GTGAGCATGAGTGACTGCCTCTTCTGCAAGATCGTGGCGGGCGAGATCCCGGCGACGGTGGTCCACGAAACCCCGCGGACCATCGCGTTTCGCGACATTTCACCCCAGGCCCCGGTCCACGTGCTGGTGATCCCCCGCGATCACCACGCCGACCTGGCCACGCTCACCGACGCCGACCCGGCGCTGGCCGGCGAGGTCTTCGCCACCGCTGCCGCCGTCGCCCGACAGGAAGGGCTCACCGACGACGGCTACCGGGTGATCGTCAACTCCGGGCCGCACGGCGGGCAAGAGGTCTTTCATCTGCACGCCCACGTGCTGGGTGGCCGCGCGTTGGGCCCGATGCTCAGCCGCTGA
- a CDS encoding PhoH family protein codes for MTDLDNAPTIATTPSPSRAQAKITIEDPQAMVSLLGAADEILKLVERSLASDIMVRGNEITITGAPADNARAERLFAELLELIERGETLTADSVRRTLGMLDAGTSERPAEVLTLNILSRRGRNIRPKTLGQKRYVDAIDQHTVVFAIGPAGTGKTYLAMAKAVQALQAKQVTRIILTRPAVEAGERLGYLPGTLYEKIDPYLRPLYDALHDMIDPDSIPRLIQSGTIEVAPLAYMRGRTLNDAFIILDEAQNTTPEQMKMFLTRLGFGSRIVVTGDVTQVDLPGGAQSGLRVVREILDGLGDVHFNQLGSGDVVRHQLVSDIVDAYAKWDANQELRAVPGQGSQGGRQRRR; via the coding sequence ATGACCGACCTAGATAACGCACCCACGATTGCGACGACGCCGTCTCCGTCACGCGCGCAGGCCAAGATCACCATCGAGGACCCGCAGGCCATGGTGAGCCTGCTCGGGGCGGCGGACGAGATCCTCAAGCTCGTCGAGCGTTCGCTCGCCAGCGACATCATGGTTCGCGGCAACGAGATCACCATCACCGGCGCGCCGGCCGACAACGCGCGGGCCGAGCGGCTCTTCGCGGAGCTGCTGGAGCTGATCGAGCGCGGCGAGACCTTGACCGCCGACAGCGTCCGGCGGACCCTAGGGATGCTGGACGCCGGGACCAGCGAGCGGCCGGCCGAGGTGCTGACGCTCAACATCCTCTCGCGGCGCGGCCGCAACATCCGCCCCAAGACGCTCGGCCAGAAGCGCTACGTGGACGCGATCGACCAGCACACGGTGGTCTTCGCGATCGGGCCCGCCGGCACCGGCAAGACCTACCTGGCGATGGCCAAGGCGGTGCAGGCGCTGCAGGCTAAGCAGGTCACCCGGATCATCCTGACCCGGCCGGCGGTGGAGGCGGGGGAGCGGCTGGGGTACCTACCCGGCACGCTCTACGAGAAGATCGACCCCTACCTGCGACCGCTCTACGACGCGCTGCACGACATGATCGATCCGGATTCGATCCCGCGGTTGATCCAGAGCGGCACGATCGAGGTAGCCCCGTTGGCGTACATGCGGGGTCGCACCCTCAACGACGCCTTCATCATCCTGGACGAGGCCCAGAACACCACCCCCGAGCAGATGAAGATGTTCCTGACCCGGTTGGGCTTCGGCTCGCGGATCGTGGTGACCGGCGACGTGACCCAGGTGGACCTGCCCGGCGGTGCTCAGAGCGGGCTCCGGGTGGTGCGGGAGATCCTCGACGGCCTAGGCGATGTGCACTTCAATCAGCTCGGCAGCGGCGATGTCGTCCGGCACCAGCTGGTGAGCGACATCGTTGACGCGTACGCCAAGTGGGACGCCAACCAGGAGCTGCGTGCGGTGCCCGGCCAGGGTTCGCAGGGCGGCCGGCAACGCCGGCGCTGA
- the ybeY gene encoding rRNA maturation RNase YbeY → MSIEIANESGMELDTDAILDVARHALTETGVSPLAELSILLVDAEYMADLNHRWMGGDGPTDVLAFPLDEAGGDPGPVENGGEPTLLGDIVLCPEVAGRQATAAGHSTADEVALLTVHGALHLLGYDHAEPEEEREMFGLQSQLLDSWRRSRTS, encoded by the coding sequence GTGTCCATCGAGATCGCGAACGAGTCCGGCATGGAGCTCGACACCGATGCCATTCTTGACGTTGCCCGGCACGCGTTGACCGAGACCGGGGTGAGCCCGCTCGCGGAGCTCTCTATCCTGCTGGTCGACGCGGAGTACATGGCCGACCTGAACCACCGGTGGATGGGCGGCGACGGGCCGACCGACGTGCTCGCCTTCCCGCTAGACGAAGCCGGCGGTGACCCCGGGCCGGTGGAGAACGGCGGCGAACCGACTCTGCTCGGCGACATCGTCCTCTGCCCAGAGGTGGCCGGGCGACAGGCGACCGCCGCCGGGCACAGCACCGCCGACGAGGTCGCCCTGTTGACCGTGCACGGCGCGCTGCACCTGCTCGGCTATGACCACGCCGAGCCAGAGGAAGAGCGGGAGATGTTCGGACTGCAATCCCAGCTGCTCGACAGCTGGCGACGATCGCGGACCAGCTGA